The genome window GACCAGTTGAAGCTGTCCCATCTAATGTAACAGCAGTACCAAAAATAACTGTTTGATCTGAGCCAGCATTAGCGGATACAGCATTTGGATCAACAGGGGAACCAACCACAGTTATTGGTATTGTAAGATTTCCTCCCGCAGACGATTGAATCGTTATATTAGCTGGAATATTTGTTAGACTGATTTGCAGGCCATCAGATGGAATAGGTAAATCGCCTTGTCCAAAATCAGCTACTGTCAAATCAATTGGATGAAAGGAATCACTAGTACTTGCTTCAATCGTTAAAATTTGTGTGTCGTTATTATAGATTGCAGATGCAGATATAAAATCTACTGGAATGGACTCTTTCACACTTGGAGGATTATCGGTAATATTCGTTATTGTAACGAAGCTGGGTGGACTCTCACCTGAATATGAAACACGAGCAAAATACAGGCCATTTCCACCTTGTAATCTAGTAGTAAATAAACCTTCCCCAGACACCTCTATTTGTTGAGGACCAACATCTGAACTAGCAAATACGTCTATTACCCCACCTATCGCACTATCTTGCGTATAAGTAGTTCTTTCAACATCTACTCCAGAAATAGTCGAAATTTTACCTAATAGAGAAAAATTCCTTGTTTCAATAACGTTATCGGGATTTAATCCTGGTGTTGTAGCACGATCTGGAGAACCAATTCCAATACCAGGCCCTTCAATTCTAAAAATGTTTTGTGGTTCTCCAAATTGATCTATAAACTCGCTTCCCACAATGGGATGCAGTTTATCAGGGTTACCAATATAACCAGCGGGAGCTTGTGGTTCAACATTAGGATCCCATCGTAAAAAGGGATCGATACGGCTGTCTAGTACAAGTTCAAAGTTTCCAGGCGATATTCCAATATCTTCTGTAAAGTTAATTTCGCCAAAGCCGTCCCCGTCAGGCTCTGCAATGAAGGTATCCACTCCATATGGATGTGTCACCCTATACTCTTCATTTGATCGTAAGCCATCAACACGTATCCTTACACGGCCAAAAACAATTTGGTCGCCATCCCTTGGTACCTCATTTGCAAAGGCAGCCTCTAATGCTAATACAAGCCTTGCCCTTTCCCTTGTTCCCGTTTCCATCTCAGCTTCGGCCGAAAAATAAAAAGCCTCTCCCGGGTAATTATCGGGAAACGAAACGGCTTGATTAGGATTTGGAAGATCGGCTGGAGTTAAACCTGAAAACGGATCATTTGGATTTATATTTAATTGCAGTCTTAAACCATTTTCATCTCTATACCAAACAGGAAATCCATCAAAATCTCTTATAGGACCTACTTCCATAAATTAATATTCCTCCTTTTTATGTTATAACTAGTTCAGAAAATTTAGGTGGAAAATATATATTATATTACTTCATTGCTTATCCTCCATGTCTCCTTACTACTATTAATGAAATAACAAGGGGAAAAGTTCTAAAAATAAACAGCTGTCCCATGTATAAATCATCAGATAAGATTACCGTGGTTTTTAAATAAAATAAGGAGGGAAAAATAAACACATATACTTGTATATTGTCTAGAAAAATGAATAAATAATAAGATAAAGGGGGATAGTTAACCTTACCTTTTAAATAAGGAAACTATCCCCCTATAAATAAATAAGGAGAGGTTCTTCCCTCTCCTTATCCCATCTAATTTAATTTCTTAATTTATTTCTTTTTAAAAGTAAATAATTTGATTTCATTGATATTAGACCTTTTTATAATAACATTCCTAAATATTTCTCAAAGTTAACTCCCTCTACTTCAGGAATTTGTTCGAAGGAAGAATCTTTGATGGCCTCTGTCAAGAATGAGACTGCAAGCTGTACAGATTTTTCCAAGTCTTCTCCGCGCATCATGCTTCCCATAATCACGGATGCAAATAAATCACCAGTACCAGAATAGCTTTTACCATTAAACTGCATCTCTCGATAAAAGGTTTTATTTCCGTCCAAATACATATTTCCGATAAACTGCTTATCTGAATCTGCTGATGGAGGATTCACTCCAGTGATGATTACTTTCGCACCCG of Oceanobacillus zhaokaii contains these proteins:
- a CDS encoding PKD domain-containing protein; this translates as MEVGPIRDFDGFPVWYRDENGLRLQLNINPNDPFSGLTPADLPNPNQAVSFPDNYPGEAFYFSAEAEMETGTRERARLVLALEAAFANEVPRDGDQIVFGRVRIRVDGLRSNEEYRVTHPYGVDTFIAEPDGDGFGEINFTEDIGISPGNFELVLDSRIDPFLRWDPNVEPQAPAGYIGNPDKLHPIVGSEFIDQFGEPQNIFRIEGPGIGIGSPDRATTPGLNPDNVIETRNFSLLGKISTISGVDVERTTYTQDSAIGGVIDVFASSDVGPQQIEVSGEGLFTTRLQGGNGLYFARVSYSGESPPSFVTITNITDNPPSVKESIPVDFISASAIYNNDTQILTIEASTSDSFHPIDLTVADFGQGDLPIPSDGLQISLTNIPANITIQSSAGGNLTIPITVVGSPVDPNAVSANAGSDQTVIFGTAVTLDGTASTGPITSYQWVQLSGPTVTLVNADTAAPSFIAPETTSTFVFQLTVEGEGGPSSDTVSIEVIEFAPEPIVDAGPDQQVQQGSLVTLSGSITGDVTTFLWEQISGPPVEIINADTPIATFNFPKQLEELTFRFTVTGPGGQSSDTMAVTTLPDNLTVNRVEFRTRDTEWRISGTSNVAGPGVFITIYIGNTLNGNILAEVPVNALGEWEYRIEPSSVQPNETRAISIQSSSGGTIINVPITIRQ